The Enhydrobacter sp. sequence AATAGCCGGGCCGCATCGAGCACGTCGGCTCGCGCGAGTCCCAATGTGCACAGCGGATGCTTGAGAAGCGCGAGCAGATCGACCGGGGCGAAAGCGCTGTCGATCGCTGCGACCAGCGCGCGGATCAGCATGGCCGGTGGAGAATGGGCAAGCGGATGGCCGGCGGAATCGTCGATGTCGATGTTCCACCGTTTGAGCTCGGCGGCGACGCGGCGCGCGAGGTCGCGGTCGGGCGTCACCAGCGCCGCGGTACGCGCCGGTGTCTCGAGCGTCTCGCGCAGCGCCAGCGCGATCACCAGGGCTTCCTGGTGCGGCGTTGCGCAGTCGATCCGCGTCACGTGGTCGAGCGCGGCGTCGGGCGGGCGCGACCAGTGCTCGCAGGTCTCGGCCGGCCGCATCAGCTCGGCAATCAGGTGACGCCGCGCCGCATCGCCTGCCTGTCCCGGCCAGTCGGCAACGGCCTTGCGCTCCACGTTGAAGGCGGCAAGCAGTTCCTTGAGCCCGAATTGCGGATGCGACGGGTCGAGCTTCGTCCAGCTTTCGTCATCCATCTCGCGATCGAGCCCGGGCATCACCACGGCGCCCTGCGGCAGCTCGGCGATAACGGCCAGAAGCGCACGCGTCGCCGGCTGCGAGCCGGTCGATCCGGCGGCGATGACCGGCGTTGCGGGCGGCTTCGCCCGCCACTGTGCTGCTTGGGCGCGAAGGGAAGCCGTGCGGCGGGCGATGGGGTCGAGCTGATTGCGTTCCGCCAGTACCTGCGGCCACGCCTTGCCGACGATGGCGAGGAACTCCAACGTGCGTCGCCAGTGGCTGGCGAAGTTGCCCTCTACCAGCGCCTCCAGCTTGGCAAACGGCACGTCGTCGATGGCGAGCTCGTCGATCAGGCCGGCGAGCTCGCGCGCAAGCGACAACGCCTGGGCCGCCGACTGCGCGATCGGCTGGCCCTGGTCGTCCTTGAAGGCGCGCACCAGCTCGGCGAGCAGTGCCTCGCGCTCTGCCGCGTCGATGGCCGGCGGCAAGGCAAGGGCGGCTGCATCATCGGTCAATTCGCTCCAGTCGCCTTCGTCGATGTCTCCGAGAGGAGTGAAGCGCGGCAATATCGTGGGCTTGCCGTCGGAAGCGCGCAGGAAGGCATCGCTGACGGCCTGCACGGAGCGGCGCGTGGGCAGCAGGATCAGGACATCGGCCAGGGCCAGCGGGTCGCGGCCATGCTCGGCGAGCACGCCGCGTGCGAGCTCGTCGGCGAAACGGCGGTCCATGCCGATGGTGAAGACGCCTCTCATCGCAGGGCCCTTTCCGCCTCGGCGAGCGCCTGCGGCGTTCCGACGTGGAACCATCGGCCGTCATGGACCAGTCCGTGGAGACGGCCGGCCGCCTCGGCACGTGTCCACAGCTTCAGCAGGGAGAATGGCCCGTCGGGCGAATCGCGAAAAAGATCCGCGCCGCAAATCGAGACACTGGCGAAGAGATACGGCGCGCGCTCCGTCGCGCCGCGATAGCGGGCGCGGCCATCCGTTTTGAGGAAATAGTCGCCTCGCTCCTTCGCTTCGCGCCCGATGGCGATCTCGAGTGGATGCAGGAGAAGCAGCGCGTCCATGCGCCGAGGATTCCACGCGTCCGCCATGCGGTCCAACATCGGCGTGGCCCCATCGCTCCACAGGCCGTCGCCGTTGAGGATGAAGAACGGCCCGCCGCCCAGCAGCGGCAGGGCGTTCTTCACGCTGCCGCCGGTTTCGAGCAGGCGCTCCTCGTGCACGATGGCGGCACGGCCCGCGAGATGCGCCGCGATCTGCTCGCCGAGATGATGGACGTTGACGACGATCTTGCGGACGCCATGTGCCGTCAGCCGGTCCATCGTGCGATCCAGCAGCGACCGGCCGGCCACAGTAAGAAGCGGCTTGGGAACCCTGTCGGTCAGCGGCCGCATGCGCTCGCCGCGGCCGGCTGCGAGGATCATGGCGGTCTCGATCATGCGGCGCCGATCCCGCGGATCGGCGGGGGCAGCAGCCGGTCCACCCAATGGCGCAAGGGCTCCAGCGCCTCGTGCCGAAGAGCGCGCTCGAACAGGCGCCAGACACGCGGCAGATGGGGCAGGTAGGTCGGTTTGCCGTCGCGCTTCCACAGACGAACGAAGAGGCCTATCACGCGGGCATGGCGCTGGGCGGCCATGAGCGCAAAGCCGGTCTGGAAGTCCGTGGCATCGAGTCCGGCAGCGCCGACATAGCGCGCGAAGCAGGCGTCATGGACGGCGGGCGAGACGTCGCGGCGCGCATCCTCGATCAGCGAGACGAGATCGTAGGAAGGGTGGCCGCGCTGCGCATCCTGGAAGTCGAGCAGGCCGCAGGCACGCACCCCAGGCCGTCCCGGCAGCCAGACGAGATTGTCCTTGTGATAGTCGCGCAGGAGAAGCGCGTCGGCCGTCGCTGGCAGATAGCCCAGGCAGCGCTGCCACGCCGCGCGATAGGCCTCGGTCTCCTCGGCCGACGCCTCATGCCCGGTCGCCGCGGGCAGATACCATTCGGGCAGCAGCATGGCCGCCTCGATCAGGGCCTCTCCCGCATAGGCGCCGAGGTCCGGCAGCAGGCCTCGATCCGGGGCCGCGTGCAGTGTCGCCAGGACGTCGGTGGCGACGCTGTACAGCTCGGCCTCGTCGCCACCCCGCTCCAGCACGCAGGCAAACGTGTCGTCACCGAGATCCTCCAGCAGCAGGAAACCATGCGCCGGATCCTCGGCGAGGATTTCCGGTGGGCTCAAGCCGAGGGCGAGGAGATGGCGGCCGATGCGCACGAAGGGCCGTACGTCCTCGTTGGGCGGCGGCGCATCCATCACCACTGCCGTTCCTCTGCAGCCGTGCAGCCGGAAGTAGCGGCGGAACGAGGCGTCGCCCGCCAGCGGCGTCTCCCGGGCATTGCCCCAGCCCGAGCGCCGGATGAAGTCCGCGCGCAGCCTCGTC is a genomic window containing:
- a CDS encoding nucleotidyltransferase family protein, whose protein sequence is MIETAMILAAGRGERMRPLTDRVPKPLLTVAGRSLLDRTMDRLTAHGVRKIVVNVHHLGEQIAAHLAGRAAIVHEERLLETGGSVKNALPLLGGGPFFILNGDGLWSDGATPMLDRMADAWNPRRMDALLLLHPLEIAIGREAKERGDYFLKTDGRARYRGATERAPYLFASVSICGADLFRDSPDGPFSLLKLWTRAEAAGRLHGLVHDGRWFHVGTPQALAEAERALR
- a CDS encoding phosphotransferase produces the protein MSDRTRLRADFIRRSGWGNARETPLAGDASFRRYFRLHGCRGTAVVMDAPPPNEDVRPFVRIGRHLLALGLSPPEILAEDPAHGFLLLEDLGDDTFACVLERGGDEAELYSVATDVLATLHAAPDRGLLPDLGAYAGEALIEAAMLLPEWYLPAATGHEASAEETEAYRAAWQRCLGYLPATADALLLRDYHKDNLVWLPGRPGVRACGLLDFQDAQRGHPSYDLVSLIEDARRDVSPAVHDACFARYVGAAGLDATDFQTGFALMAAQRHARVIGLFVRLWKRDGKPTYLPHLPRVWRLFERALRHEALEPLRHWVDRLLPPPIRGIGAA